The window GCGGTCCAGAAGCTGCAGGCGGGTCTCCCCGGGGCGCTGGGCCACCCCGGCGGCGAGCACCACCGCCCGGGCCCCCTCGAGGTCCCCGTACGACCCCGCCCGCACCCAGACCGGGTGGGCGAAGGGCGTGGCGTGGAGGATGTCCTCGGCGTGGGCCTGGGCCAGCTTCCGGTCCAGGTCCACGAGGACCACCTCCCGCGCCACGCCGAGGAGGGCCAGGGCGTAGGCGGTGGCGCTCCCCACCATGCCGCTTCCCACGATGCCGACCTTCATGGGTAGAGTATACCCGTGGTACGGGTAGGACGAAGGAGCGCCACCTTTTACCCGCCGGAAGGGGCCGCCGCCCTCATCGGAGACTTCACCGACTGGGAGAGGAACCCCATCCCCCTCGAGGGCCCCCTCACCCTGGAGTTCCCCGAAGGAGCGTACGTGGAGTACGCCTTCCTGGACCGGGAGGGAAGGCCCTTTCCCGACCCCGACAACCCCGAGAAGGCCGAAAACCCGTGGTGGAGCTATCCCAGGGCCATAAAGCTTCCCGGCTTCCGCTACGAGGCCCCGCCCGCTCCCAAGGAGGAGCCCAAGGTGCACCGCCACCGCCTGGGGGAGAGGCGCTTTTACGTGGCGGAGACGGGGCCCTCCCCAAAGGCCACGGTGGTGGCCCAGGACGGGGTGGCCTTCTACCGCACCGCGGGGTTGCACAAGGTGGCGCGGGCGCTCTTTGAGGCGGGGGAGATTCCCCCGGTGCGCCTCGTCTTCGTGGAACCCATAGACCGGAACACCGAGTACCGCTTCAACGAGGCCTACGAGGCGGAGTTCCACCGGGTGCTGGAAGAGGTGGAAGGGGCCTACGGCCCCCTGAACGAGCTGGTCCTGGTGGGGGCCTCCTTGGGGGGGCTTTTCTCCTTGTGGCAGGCCTGGAGGCACCCCGAGCGCTTCCCCAAGGTCCTCGCCCTCTCCCCCGCCCTCAAGGCCCACCCCGGGGGGAAAGACGCCTACCGGGACGAGGAGTGGCTTCTTGCCCGTTACGCCGAGGCCAGGCGCCTTCCCCGGGTCTACGTGGAGGTGGGGCTTTTGGAGTGGCTTTTGGGGCCCAACCGCCGCCTCGCCGCCCTTTTCGCCGACAAAAAGGTCCCCCACGCCTACCGGGAAAGGCCTTCGGGGCACAACTGGGTCACCTGGAAGCAGGCCCTGGCCCCGGGGCTGCGCTACCTCTTGGGGCCGCAATGAGCGGAGAGGACCTCCTGGTGCTTTTCTCCGTGGCGGCCCTCGAGGTCCTGCTCTCCGGGGACAACGCCCTGGTCCTGGCGGTGATGGTGCGGCCCCTCCCTCCCCACCTCCGGGCCCGGGCCCTCCTCTACGGCCTGCTTGGGGCCTACCTCCTTAGGGGCCTCGCCCTCCTCTTCGCCGTCTTCCTGATCCGGCTCTGGTGGGCCCAGGTCCTCGGGGGGCTCTACCTCGTCTACCTCATGGTCCGGCACTTCCGCAACCACCCCGAGGGGAAGCCCCTCCCCGAGGCCTCGGCGAAGACGTTCTGGCGGGTGGTCCTCCTGATCAACCTGGTGGACCTGGCCTTCGCCGTGGACTCCATCCTCGCGGTGGTGGCCTTCTCCAAAGACTTCCTCCTCGCGTTCCTCGGGGTAGCCCTGGGGATCCTCTTCATCCGCCTCCTGGCGGGCTCGGTGGTGGTCCTGATGGAGCGCTTTCCCGGGCTGGAGAAGGTGGCCTACGCCCTGGTGGGCTGGGCCGGGGTCAAACTCTTCCTGGAGGGCACCCACACCCTCGCCCACCTCCTCCACCGCCCCGGACTCG of the Thermus thermophilus HB8 genome contains:
- a CDS encoding alpha/beta hydrolase-fold protein gives rise to the protein MVRVGRRSATFYPPEGAAALIGDFTDWERNPIPLEGPLTLEFPEGAYVEYAFLDREGRPFPDPDNPEKAENPWWSYPRAIKLPGFRYEAPPAPKEEPKVHRHRLGERRFYVAETGPSPKATVVAQDGVAFYRTAGLHKVARALFEAGEIPPVRLVFVEPIDRNTEYRFNEAYEAEFHRVLEEVEGAYGPLNELVLVGASLGGLFSLWQAWRHPERFPKVLALSPALKAHPGGKDAYRDEEWLLARYAEARRLPRVYVEVGLLEWLLGPNRRLAALFADKKVPHAYRERPSGHNWVTWKQALAPGLRYLLGPQ
- a CDS encoding TerC family protein; amino-acid sequence: MSGEDLLVLFSVAALEVLLSGDNALVLAVMVRPLPPHLRARALLYGLLGAYLLRGLALLFAVFLIRLWWAQVLGGLYLVYLMVRHFRNHPEGKPLPEASAKTFWRVVLLINLVDLAFAVDSILAVVAFSKDFLLAFLGVALGILFIRLLAGSVVVLMERFPGLEKVAYALVGWAGVKLFLEGTHTLAHLLHRPGLALALPKAVFRGGTCLILTVGGLLAFRKDA